AGCTTTTTTATTGTGTAAGTAATCCTACTTGGTTGAGGTTAGTTACGCGGTAAAGATGCTTCAACAAGCTCAGCCTGACAGCATTTTAGTTTTCTATAATGCTCGCGTTCTACTTTAGAAATGAGTAATTTCTTTCAAACTAAGCTCGAAAATCTGCGGGGGGTAGGGGTGCAACGGGGGCAGCTACTAGGCAAGGAGCTGGGCCTGTTTACTTACGGCGACCTGATTCAGCGCTACCCCTTTCGCTACCTCGACCGCACGCAGTTTTATAACATTGTGGACCTGCATGATGAATTGCCTTATGTGCAGGTAAAAGGCGTGCTGCGCGGGCGGGAGGTGCTAGGAGAGGGGCCTAAAAAACGCTTGGTGGCTAAGGTAGGCGATGCCAGCGGCGAGCTGGAAGTGGTGTGGTTTAAGGGTGTAAACTACCTGGAAAAAGTCATCAAAAACCACCAGGAATACATTGTGTTCGGCAAGCCAACCATATTCAACGGCCGGCCGCAGATGGCGCACCCTGACCTGGAAGAAGTGAGCGAGCAGAAGCCCGGTCAGAGTTTTTTGCAGCCGGTGTACAACACGAGCGAGAAGCTGAAAAACTATCACCGCGTTGATAGCAAGGCGATTATGCGGATGGTGGGCGACCTGCTGAAAATTGCCCTACCCCAGGTAACCGAGACGCTCTCGCCCGCGCTTATTCAACAGTACGCGCTGCTGGATAAGGCTGCTGCCATGCAGCAGATTCATTTTCCGCAGAACCCGGAATTATTGGAAAAGGCGCGGTTTCGGCTCAAATTTGAGGAGCTTTTCTACATTCAACTCAAGCTGCTGCGCCAAAAGGACCAGCGTAAGGTGACGCTGGCGGGGCAGATTTTCAGTGACGTGCCCACGCTGGTGCATTTCTATAAGAACATCATGCCCTTCGACCTCACGGGCGCGCAGAAGCGGGTTATCCACGAGATTTATAAGGACTTTTGCAATGGCCAGCAGATGAACCGGCTCTTGCAGGGCGACGTGGGCTCGGGCAAAACTATCGTGGCTTTTATCTCGATGCTGATGGCCGCCGACAATGGCGCGCAAAGCTGCCTGATGGCCCCCACCGAAATTCTGGCCGACCAGCACTACCAGGGCCTGAAAGTGTACGCCGACCTGCTGGGCTTGAACCTGGGCAAACTCACGGGTAGCACGCGCACCAGTGAACGGCGAGTGCTGCACGAGCAGCTACGCAACGGCGAAATGCAAATGCTGGTGGGCACCCACGCCCTGCTGGAAGACGTGGTGCAGTTCCGCAACTTGGGCCTGACCATCATGGACGAGCAGCACCGCTTCGGAGTGGCGCAGCGCTCAAAATTGTGGCAGAAAAACCCGTACGTTATCCCGCACGTGCTGGTGATGACGGCCACGCCCATTCCGCGTACGCTGGCCATGACGCTCTACGGCGACCTCGACGTGAGTGTGATTGATGAGCTACCCGCCGGCCGCAAGCCCATCGTGACTGTACACCGCTACGATGCTAATCGGCTGAAAGTCTTTCAGTTTATTCGCGACCAAGTGGCGCTGGGCCGGCAGGTGTACATCGTGTACCCGCTCATCGAGGAAAGCGAAACACTAGACTACAAAGACCTGACCGACGGCTACGAAAGCGTAAGCCGGGCCTTTCCGGAGATGCAAATCAGCATCGTACACGGGCGCATGAAGGCCGAGGAAAAAGACTTCGAGATGGCTCGCTTCGTTAAAAAAGAAACCCAAATAATGGTGGCGACCACCGTTATCGAAGTCGGTGTGAACGT
The genomic region above belongs to Hymenobacter psoromatis and contains:
- the recG gene encoding ATP-dependent DNA helicase RecG, which gives rise to MSNFFQTKLENLRGVGVQRGQLLGKELGLFTYGDLIQRYPFRYLDRTQFYNIVDLHDELPYVQVKGVLRGREVLGEGPKKRLVAKVGDASGELEVVWFKGVNYLEKVIKNHQEYIVFGKPTIFNGRPQMAHPDLEEVSEQKPGQSFLQPVYNTSEKLKNYHRVDSKAIMRMVGDLLKIALPQVTETLSPALIQQYALLDKAAAMQQIHFPQNPELLEKARFRLKFEELFYIQLKLLRQKDQRKVTLAGQIFSDVPTLVHFYKNIMPFDLTGAQKRVIHEIYKDFCNGQQMNRLLQGDVGSGKTIVAFISMLMAADNGAQSCLMAPTEILADQHYQGLKVYADLLGLNLGKLTGSTRTSERRVLHEQLRNGEMQMLVGTHALLEDVVQFRNLGLTIMDEQHRFGVAQRSKLWQKNPYVIPHVLVMTATPIPRTLAMTLYGDLDVSVIDELPAGRKPIVTVHRYDANRLKVFQFIRDQVALGRQVYIVYPLIEESETLDYKDLTDGYESVSRAFPEMQISIVHGRMKAEEKDFEMARFVKKETQIMVATTVIEVGVNVPNASVMVIESAERFGLSQLHQLRGRVGRGADQSYCILMTGYKLSKDSRTRLETMVRTNNGFEIADIDLKLRGPGDLMGTQQSGVLDLLIADLAKDGRILSESRAAAQAILQDDPELARPEHGNIRRHIESLPTTAVNWSRIS